Proteins co-encoded in one Gehongia tenuis genomic window:
- the rpmF gene encoding 50S ribosomal protein L32, giving the protein MAVPKRRTSKQRRNSRRANWKLSLPGIVECPECHQMMLSHRVCKHCGYYRKKQIVNVEKQKANS; this is encoded by the coding sequence ATGGCAGTACCCAAGAGAAGAACGTCCAAACAGCGCAGGAATTCCAGGAGGGCAAATTGGAAGCTGAGCCTGCCTGGCATTGTGGAGTGCCCCGAGTGCCATCAGATGATGTTGTCCCATCGGGTTTGCAAGCACTGCGGCTACTACCGCAAGAAGCAGATCGTGAATGTGGAAAAACAAAAGGCTAACTCTTAA
- a CDS encoding YceD family protein: MILNVAEAIKAPGEQFPFKMEGRLEELSRGFDRFKVLSPLFIEGTYMALGESIFVEGRLKIRLETTCHRCLDPFTFEKKVKFREEFVKHLDPDSDGFLYSGDEIDLTDMAEQDLILSLPMRLLCREDCLGLCPTCSHNLNRGSCGCQPPEEEAQPNPFAQLKQMFSKEVD, encoded by the coding sequence TCAAAATGGAGGGCCGTCTGGAAGAACTTTCCCGCGGCTTTGACCGTTTCAAAGTTCTCTCGCCCCTTTTCATCGAAGGTACCTATATGGCTTTGGGAGAAAGCATTTTTGTGGAAGGCCGCTTGAAGATTCGGTTGGAAACGACCTGTCACCGGTGTCTTGACCCTTTCACCTTTGAAAAAAAGGTGAAGTTCCGCGAGGAATTTGTCAAGCATTTGGACCCCGATTCCGACGGTTTCCTGTACAGCGGGGACGAAATCGACCTGACGGATATGGCCGAACAAGATTTGATTCTGTCCCTTCCCATGCGTCTTTTGTGCCGGGAGGATTGCCTGGGGTTGTGCCCCACCTGTTCTCACAATCTTAACCGGGGTTCCTGCGGCTGTCAGCCGCCGGAAGAGGAAGCGCAGCCCAATCCTTTTGCACAGCTCAAGCAGATGTTTTCGAAGGAGGTGGATTAA